TCATCGACGCGACCGATTCAAAACTCGGCCCGGCCATCGCGAAGATTAAGAAACACGACGTCGGTCTCAACATCAATCTCTTGGGCGAGGCGATTCTCGGCGAACACGAGGCCGAGAGGCGCATCGCGGGCACAAAGGAGCTGCTCGCGCGACCCGACGTCAACTACGTATCGATCAAGGTGTCGTCCACCGTCGCGCCGCACAACCACTGGGCCTTCGACGAGGCCGTCGAGCGCATTCAGAATCACCTTTCTCCGCTACTCGAGCAGGCAAAGGCCGCGAGTCCTCAGAAATTCATCAACTTCGACATGGAGGAGTACAAAGACCTCGACCTCACCCTTGCCGTCTTCACGGGAATGCTCGACCGCCCCGAGTTTAAGCAGCTCGAAGCCGGAATCGTGCTGCAGGCATACCTACCGGATGCCCTTGACGCGATGATGCATCTGCAGGACTGGTCAGCGCGCCGCGTCGCCGACGGCGGAGCACCGATCAAGGTGCGCGTCGTGAAGGGCGCGAACCTGCCGATGGAGCACGTCGACGCAGCAATCCACGGCTGGCCGGCAGCCATCTGGGACTCGAAGCAGGGCTCAGACACCAGCTACAAGGCGGTGCTTGACTACGCGCTGCACGCCGACCGCGTGAAGAACGTGCACATCGGCGTTGCCGGTCACAACCTCTTCGACGTTGCGCTTGCCTGGCTGCTGGCGAAGAAGCGCGGCGCTGAGCAGGGCGTCGAGTTCGAGATGCTCCTCGGCATGGCCACGGGCCAAGCGGAGGTTGTGAAGCGCGACGTCGGATCGCTTCTGCTCTACACGCCGGTCGTGCATCCTCAGGAGTTCGATGTCGCCATCTCGTATCTGATTCGCCGACTCGAAGAAGGCGCAAGCCACGAGAACTTCATGTCTGCCGTCTTCGAGCTCAACGAAAGCGAGACGCTGTTCGAACGCGAGAAGCAGCGTTTCCTCGCCTCGCTCGCCGACCTTGAGGCAATCACCGGTGACGGCAACGTCGAATCATTCGATGTGCCGAAGCCCAATCGCCAGCAGGACCGCCGCTCGTACGACGCCGAGGGTGCCGAGACACGCATCGAGGCGCGTATCGCAGCCGGTCGGAAGGGCGAGTTCGACAACACTCCAGACACCGACCCCGACCTCGTCGGAAACCGCACGTGGGGGCGCGCGATTGCGAACCGCATGGTGGAGTCGACACTGGGAACGGATGCCGTTGAGGCGTCGCGCATCGGCGACGAAGCCGCGCTCAACGACGCGATCGAGCGCGGAGTTTCGGCGGCCGACGCCTGGCAGGAACTGGGGGCAGACGAGCGCGCGCGCATCCTCTACCGCGCGGCCGAGAAGCTCGAAGAACACAGGGCGGACCTTCTCGAGGTCGCCGGATCCGAGGCGGGTAAAACCCTCGACCAGGGCGACCCCGAGGTTTCGGAAGCAATTGACTTCGCCAACTACTATGCGATGCTCGGTCAGCAGCTGGAACAGGTGGATGGCGCGACCCACACGTCGAAGAAGCTCGTCGCCGTGATTCCGCCGTGGAACTTTCCGATTGCGATTCCCGCGGGCGGCACACTTGCGGCTCTCGCCTCCGGTGCATCCGTCATCATCAAGCCCGCGTCCAACTCCGCCCGAACTGGCGCGGTGATGGTGGAGGCGCTGTGGGAGGCGGGTGTTCCCCGCGATGTCTTGCAGCTCGCGCAGTTTACCGACCGTGAGCTGGGTTCGAAGCTCGTTGCAGACGAGCGCGTCGACCGGCTGATCCTGACCGGTTCGTACGAGACGGCAGAGACCTTCCGCGCGCTGCGACAGGATCTGCCGATCCTTGCCGAGACCAGCGGCAAGAACGCGATCATCGTTACACCGAACGCCGACCTCGACCTTGCAGCGAAAGACGTCGCGCAATCGGCCTTCGGGCACGCAGGGCAGAAGTGCTCCGCGGCATCCCTCGTGATTCTCGTCGGCTCTGTCGCGAAATCACGCCGATTCCGCAGCCAGCTGATCGATGCCGTGCAGTCCCTCACGGTCGGTACTCCCGAGCACCTCGACACGCAGATGGGACCCGTGATCACGGCGCCGTCCGGCAAGCTGCTGCGCGGGCTCACAACGCTCGGCCCCGGCGAGAGCTGGGCGATCAAGCCCGAGCCGCTCGCAAGCGACAGCCCTCTCGCTCTCGACAAGAACGGCGAGAACAAGCTGTGGAGCCCCGGGGTGCGTGACGGCGTGCGCCGCGGTTCCGAGTACCACCTCACGGAGTATTTCGGGCCGATCCTCGGCATCATGACCGCTGACACGCTCGACGAGGCGATCGATATCGTGAATGACATCGAGTACGGACTCACGACCGGGCTGCACTCGCTCGACAGCGACGAGCTCGCGACGTGGCTCGACCGCATCCAGGCAGGCAACCTCTACGCAAACCGGGGGATCACGGGAGCGATCGTGCGACGCCAGTCGTTCGGCGGCTGGAAGAAGTCCGCGATCGGCGCCGGCACCAAGGCAGGCGGCCCCAACTACCTACATGGCCTTGTTGACTGGTCGGATGCCGCGCCCGCGGACTCGTCGCATTCACCCCGTGTGCCGGCAGCCGCCCTGCTCGGTGCAGCGGAGCGTTCCGGAGTCACCGGTGACGACCTCAACTGGCTGACGGCGGCGCTCGGCACTGACGCGACAGCGTGGGCGAACGAGTTCGGCATCGCGCGCGACGCCTCTCAGCTCGGAGTCGAACGCAATATGCTGCGCTACTGCCCCGTCAACGTGACGATCCGCGTCGCCGCTGACGCCCCGCTGCACCACGTTGTGCGCGCGGTTGCGGCGGGTCTCGCCGCTGAGGCGACTCCGACGGTGAGCACCCCGATCGCGCTTCCCGAGCGGATCATGAATGCGATGCGCGCCAGCGGCGTGACCATCAACTTCGAAGACAATGCGGCGTGGCAGAAGCGCGTCGCCGACCTCGCTGCGAAGCAGGGACCCTCGGCAAGCGAGCGCATTCGCATCGTGGCCGGAGCATCACGTGAGTCAGAGGTAGCCGCCGTCTATGCCGCATCGAAGGGTAAGCCCGACGTCGCGGTCTACGGCGGTGAGGTCGTGTCGGCCGGCCGCGTCGAGATGCTTCCGCATCTGCACGAGCAGGCTGTGTCGATCACGGCGCACCGCTTCGGAACCCCGAACACGCTCTCAGACGGCGTTATCTAGATCCCGTTCCGGGGCGGTTCGCTCACGGTTCCACGTGCGACCTGATGTATACCCACACCGTGCCTTCGTCGTCATGACCGAAACTGATAATCGTGCCTGAACGTTGATCATCTTTGTCGGCAAAGCTGCGGTCCCGGGTGAGGTCGCGTGATTCGAAATACTCCCGTTCGTCGTCTGACAGGCAGGTTGTTGAGGGGTACAGGCACTGTGCGTATCCAGAACCTAGCTCGACGTCCGTGTCAGGCGGGAGCGTCACGAGTGCGGACATGCCGGTGCTGAAGAAGTCCTCCGAGGAGGCCGACTCGACAATCGTCGACCCTTCTGGCAACTGCAGGTTGGCCTTTTCCTCAATCCACGCCTCGGATCGAGACACGCACCACGTGGGCCACAGTACGAAGCATCGCCCCGAGTCGAACGGTGGAAAGGTCACGAATCGGAAGACGAAGCCTCCGCCCCACACGAGAATCACGATGGCAAGCACGGCACCACCCACGAGGGACAAACGAGCGGGAAGTGAACGCCGCCTTCTGTGGGGCTCTTCAGGCAAAGGCAGTCCCAGCTCGGACGCGCTGACAATCTCGTAACGTCGACGTGTCATCGGCGCTCATCCAAGATCACGGAACTCCCCCTCTAGGTTTCGTTCAACTGATGCCCGGGCGCTCTTGCCGCCGGAAGGATCTTTCCGGTGGTCGCCCAGTCACTCAGCCAATCGACGAGCAGCTTCTTCTCAGCGAGCTGGACTCTCCCGCGCAATGACGAAACATCATCGCTTGCGAGAACGTGGACAGGTACCTGCGCCAGAACCGGTCCCGCGTCATATTCTTCGGTCACAAGATGAACGGTCGCACCTGTAGTTGGTGCCCTGTCGTGTAGAACGGCTTCATGGACACGGTCGCCGTACATACCGGTTGAGCCGTAGGCGGGCAGCAGTGCCGGATGCGTGTTGACGATCCGATGCTCATACGCACGAAGAACGCGGGGGCCGATCTTCTTCATGTATCCGGCCAGCACGATCAGATCGACCTGTGCTTCACTCAACGCGTCGAGCATCGAAGAGTCCCGGAGGACAGGATCGGGATGGGTAACACCGCTGAGATGGACGTTTTGGATACCGTGCCGAGCCGCGACGTCGAAGATGCCTGATTTGCTGTTGTTGCCGATGATGATCGCTACTTCGGCTTCGATCGCTGTTGCGGTCGCGACAGCATCGGCAGTGGTGCCAGACCCTGAGCCGATCAGAGCCAGGCGTTTAATCGAGGGCATGAACACAGTCTAGATTTGCTCAGAATCATCGGTCGGGCTGAGACCTGGCAAAGACATTCAGAGAAGTCTTCGCTCGAAGACCACGTTGAGTGGCGCGAAGCCTTCTGACTCGAAGAACGTGTGAGCGTCGTGGTTGAAGGACCACGAATCGAGTCTCACAGCATCAACGTTCTCTGCGCGCCCGATAGTGACTGCAGCGTCCATTAGCTGCTTACCGATGCCCCGCCGCTGCATGGCAGGGTCAACCGCGATGTGGTGCACGTACAGGCTCTTGGACGCATGGCGGAACGGATTCGCGGGCCGCGCACTGATTTCTGCGAGTAGGTAGCCGGCGGCCGTGCCGTCGAGGTCCGCGATGAGGACTATCGCTCCGCTTGCCAGCTGATCGGCGAGGAACGTGCGCAGTGCCTCGCGATCAGGCGCTCTGAAAAGGTCGGGTCTTCCTTCCGCGTGCAGCTGTTGGATTCCAACGCTGAGGGCACTCAACCGATCGAGGTCTGACTCTGCTGCTCTTCGAACCGACATGACCGAAGCCTATCTACTAAGCACAGCCCGTCGGTCGGTCACTGATCGAGCCATTGCCTGCCGAAAACGATTGTTTACGGCAGGTGTCCGATGCGCTCGCGCAACTGGATGTTGCTCCAGCGTTACGCCTCCAGAGTCTCGATACGAGAGCGGTCACGACTCGCTGTCGCTACGATTATCAGATGCACACTGTGCGCGAGCCTTTTCGTCGGGGGATGCTCGCCAGGCCGCACGGCACGCAAGTATATTGGGAAATGTCAGGAAACCCGACCGTTACCTGGTTGTCGGACTCGATCAGCGAGGTTGTGGACGCAGCACACCGTGGCGATCGACGACCTCGACAACATCGATGAAAACAACACCGCTGCGGTTATCGCCGACATCGAGGCGCTGCGCGAGCATCTAGGAATCTCAGCGTGGCGGCCCGGGCAACTTCACGAAGATCCGCGAGCGCGGGAGAACTTCGCTCACCCACTATTGGGCCCATGACTGCTTCTTGACAGGCGACGATCGCATCCTCGAGTGCGCAAGTCAGCTCACGGGCATCCAGGGATACCTCATTCACGGACGACGGGACGTGAATTCTCCGTCCGTCACGCCGTGGCGACTGCACAAGACATGGCCGGGAAGCCGGCTACAGATCGTGGAGTCCGAAGGACACGGCGGAAAAATCGCCAAGCAGCTGGCTACCGAGGCAATCGAGTCGGCATTAGCGCGCTGACACACGGTGGCTCTGCCGAGTGCCGCGAAGAGAATCGAGAGCCTCGAAGTAGACATCCGCTCCTCGGCCGAAAACTCCTGCCGTATAACGATTGTGACGAGCGTTTGTGGCGGTCGTCCAGTGCGCTATGCAAGGACCGGGCTAGAAACGGTCCATTTCGAGGCTATTTAGGCATGTTTTGGGCCTAGATGAATGAGTCCTATTAGCGTTTGACTGCGTGGAGGCTGTTAAACCCTGTTTGTGAAGACAGATTTGAACACCCTCCTGACCACACTTTAGGTAGCCTGCTTGACTAGTACGCACCAGCCGACAGGATGAGCGAGAAGGGGGCAGTGATGCCACGCTCCGCGAGCACCGTGGGAGCCGTTGTGGCTCTCCTCAGCCTCATTGCCGTTACGGGATGCGGCGCTGGTTCTGCTGAACGCGCGGACGGAGCCGCATCTGCAGAGTCTGGCGCGCCAGTGGAAACGCCGACACCGACGCCCACGATCGAACCGGTCGAGACCATTGCCACAACGCCAATCTCTGTCGAGGATTATCTCAGTCTCACCGAGGAGCGCAGTGCCGACGGCGGAGTCAAACTCGAAGGCGTGCAAGACGATTATCGTGCGCTCGCAGCGGTATTTCCTCTTGCTCTGCCGAACGTGTACGCGTTCCCGGTTGAATCACGCGCCGCCAATAACCTCGATGACGAAAAGAAGGTACAGTTCAGTGCCACGTATGGCGAGAACGAAGTCTTCCACTTCTGGCTCGACTCAACGGC
The Paramicrobacterium chengjingii DNA segment above includes these coding regions:
- a CDS encoding proline dehydrogenase family protein produces the protein MARPQDLADEAIALVHRWLKEAEEIPKDAAGERLAGVLSDPNGLAFTVGFVDGVIRPEDRRAAAKKLSELTPLTPQFLPAALRGAIGLGGVFAKPLPDIVVPIARRVLREMVSHLIIDATDSKLGPAIAKIKKHDVGLNINLLGEAILGEHEAERRIAGTKELLARPDVNYVSIKVSSTVAPHNHWAFDEAVERIQNHLSPLLEQAKAASPQKFINFDMEEYKDLDLTLAVFTGMLDRPEFKQLEAGIVLQAYLPDALDAMMHLQDWSARRVADGGAPIKVRVVKGANLPMEHVDAAIHGWPAAIWDSKQGSDTSYKAVLDYALHADRVKNVHIGVAGHNLFDVALAWLLAKKRGAEQGVEFEMLLGMATGQAEVVKRDVGSLLLYTPVVHPQEFDVAISYLIRRLEEGASHENFMSAVFELNESETLFEREKQRFLASLADLEAITGDGNVESFDVPKPNRQQDRRSYDAEGAETRIEARIAAGRKGEFDNTPDTDPDLVGNRTWGRAIANRMVESTLGTDAVEASRIGDEAALNDAIERGVSAADAWQELGADERARILYRAAEKLEEHRADLLEVAGSEAGKTLDQGDPEVSEAIDFANYYAMLGQQLEQVDGATHTSKKLVAVIPPWNFPIAIPAGGTLAALASGASVIIKPASNSARTGAVMVEALWEAGVPRDVLQLAQFTDRELGSKLVADERVDRLILTGSYETAETFRALRQDLPILAETSGKNAIIVTPNADLDLAAKDVAQSAFGHAGQKCSAASLVILVGSVAKSRRFRSQLIDAVQSLTVGTPEHLDTQMGPVITAPSGKLLRGLTTLGPGESWAIKPEPLASDSPLALDKNGENKLWSPGVRDGVRRGSEYHLTEYFGPILGIMTADTLDEAIDIVNDIEYGLTTGLHSLDSDELATWLDRIQAGNLYANRGITGAIVRRQSFGGWKKSAIGAGTKAGGPNYLHGLVDWSDAAPADSSHSPRVPAAALLGAAERSGVTGDDLNWLTAALGTDATAWANEFGIARDASQLGVERNMLRYCPVNVTIRVAADAPLHHVVRAVAAGLAAEATPTVSTPIALPERIMNAMRASGVTINFEDNAAWQKRVADLAAKQGPSASERIRIVAGASRESEVAAVYAASKGKPDVAVYGGEVVSAGRVEMLPHLHEQAVSITAHRFGTPNTLSDGVI
- a CDS encoding formyltransferase family protein; this encodes MPSIKRLALIGSGSGTTADAVATATAIEAEVAIIIGNNSKSGIFDVAARHGIQNVHLSGVTHPDPVLRDSSMLDALSEAQVDLIVLAGYMKKIGPRVLRAYEHRIVNTHPALLPAYGSTGMYGDRVHEAVLHDRAPTTGATVHLVTEEYDAGPVLAQVPVHVLASDDVSSLRGRVQLAEKKLLVDWLSDWATTGKILPAARAPGHQLNET
- a CDS encoding GNAT family N-acetyltransferase; protein product: MSVRRAAESDLDRLSALSVGIQQLHAEGRPDLFRAPDREALRTFLADQLASGAIVLIADLDGTAAGYLLAEISARPANPFRHASKSLYVHHIAVDPAMQRRGIGKQLMDAAVTIGRAENVDAVRLDSWSFNHDAHTFFESEGFAPLNVVFERRLL
- a CDS encoding alpha/beta fold hydrolase gives rise to the protein MTGDDRILECASQLTGIQGYLIHGRRDVNSPSVTPWRLHKTWPGSRLQIVESEGHGGKIAKQLATEAIESALAR